From the genome of Suricata suricatta isolate VVHF042 chromosome 3, meerkat_22Aug2017_6uvM2_HiC, whole genome shotgun sequence, one region includes:
- the LOC115286728 gene encoding apolipoprotein R-like, translating into MAPKLQSTFPALCLLGVLTLLLCPSGLCDCRRFPSIVHGSHKDVSSFWSFTTVVQYECDEGYVLIGQPEITCRHSHWSAPAPVCKALCQRPKIKNGGLTVHKDQYAEAESVTVQCDDGYDVIGSRNLTCSEKRTWLPAVPRCKWEDPKSCEQVLAGKKIQQCLPNPEDVKMALEIYKLSMEIQHLHNSST; encoded by the exons ATGGCTCCCAAGTTGCAGAGCACTTTCCCAGCACTGTGTCTTTTGGGGGTCTTAACCCTACTTCTGTGCCCTTCTGGCTTGTGTG ACTGCAGAAGATTTCCAAGCATTGTCCATGGATCCCATAAGGACGTGAGCTCCTTTTGGTCCTTTACTACTGTGGTGCAGTATGAATGTGATGAAGGCTATGTTCTGATTGGACAGCCTGAAATCACCTGCAGACACTCCCACTGGTCGGCTCCAGCTCCTGTCTGCAAAG CTCTGTGTCAGAGACCAAAGATAAAGAATGGAGGCCTGACGGTGCATAAGGACCAGTATGCTGAGGCTGAAAGCGTTACTGTCCAGTGTGACGATGGCTATGATGTGATCGGTTCCCGAAATCTCACCTGCTCCGAGAAGAGAACGTGGTTGCCAGCAGTGCCCAGGTGTAAGTGG GAAGATCCGAAGTCCTGTGAACAAGTGTTAGCAGGCAAAAAAATCCAGCAGTGTCTCCCCAACCCAGAGGATGTGAAAATGGCTCTGGAGATATATAAGCTGTCTATGGAGATTCAACACCTGCACAACAGTTCAACTTGA